A region from the Janthinobacterium agaricidamnosum genome encodes:
- a CDS encoding CheR family methyltransferase — MLLDDDIFDIELKLLLEGILLRYQHDFRDYSVASLRRRMRQAMERFGCASLSQLQDRILHEPAMFAQMLQFFTVQVSEMFRDPAYFRALREKVVPILHTYPSIKIWVAGCSSGEEVWSLAILLEEEGLLERSMIYATDINVEALAAAEAGIYPVERIAQFSENYQLAGGKRSLSDYYTAAYKGAIFDRRLRRQFVFADHSLATDSVFSEVHMVSCRNVMIYFNKDLQDRSLGLFHEALVNRGFLGLGMKESLHFSRHADSFNELSPAERIFQRA; from the coding sequence TATAGAACTGAAATTATTGCTTGAGGGAATATTGCTGCGCTATCAGCACGATTTCCGCGATTATTCCGTGGCCTCCCTGCGCCGGCGCATGCGTCAGGCCATGGAGCGCTTCGGCTGCGCCAGCCTGTCGCAATTGCAGGACCGCATCTTGCACGAGCCGGCCATGTTCGCGCAGATGCTGCAATTTTTTACGGTGCAGGTGAGCGAGATGTTCCGCGATCCCGCGTATTTCCGCGCCTTGCGCGAAAAAGTCGTGCCCATCCTGCACACCTATCCTTCGATCAAGATTTGGGTAGCCGGCTGCAGCAGCGGCGAAGAGGTGTGGTCGCTGGCCATCTTGCTGGAAGAGGAAGGCTTGCTCGAGCGCAGCATGATTTATGCGACCGACATCAATGTGGAAGCGCTGGCCGCCGCGGAAGCGGGCATCTATCCGGTCGAGCGCATCGCCCAGTTCAGCGAGAATTATCAGCTGGCGGGCGGCAAGCGCTCGCTGTCCGACTATTACACGGCCGCCTACAAGGGCGCCATCTTTGACCGGCGCTTGCGGCGCCAGTTCGTTTTCGCCGACCACAGCCTGGCGACGGACAGCGTGTTTTCGGAGGTGCACATGGTTTCCTGCCGTAACGTGATGATTTATTTCAATAAAGATTTGCAGGACCGCAGCCTGGGCCTGTTCCACGAAGCGCTGGTGAACCGGGGCTTCCTGGGTCTGGGCATGAAGGAAAGCCTGCATTTCAGCCGCCATGCGGACAGCTTTAACGAGCTGAGCCCGGCCGAACGCATCTTCCAGCGTGCCTGA
- a CDS encoding hybrid sensor histidine kinase/response regulator — MTAPIHILVVDDIAQNLVAAEAVLARPGIVILKASSGAQALELLLTHEVALALIDVQMPQMDGFELAELIRGSERTRSIPLIFLTAASREPSYSFRGYEAGAVDFLYKPIDVKALQSKVAVLVQLYQQKRELSAQLDELKHALHLNELFTAVLGHDLRTPLSVVMNGAMLLPMMSDHPKVIVTAQRIESSAKRMARMVDQLLDLARIRSGTMELRGSMHDYLALARAIVEECETAGQAPLVEVSSVGNLHGQCDAGLLSQVISNLLNNAITHGEPGAPVQLALDGRDAGSIELRIANRGVIPATLLPTLFEPFQQAGEKRRTGQGLGLGLYTANMFVKAHGGTLELSSTAAQGTLATVRIPRQCQVCVQAGRAT; from the coding sequence GTGACCGCCCCTATTCATATCCTCGTCGTTGACGACATCGCGCAAAACCTGGTCGCCGCCGAAGCCGTGCTGGCGCGGCCCGGCATTGTCATCCTGAAGGCCAGCTCGGGCGCGCAAGCGCTGGAACTGCTGTTGACGCATGAAGTGGCGCTGGCCCTGATCGACGTGCAAATGCCGCAGATGGATGGTTTCGAGCTGGCCGAGCTGATACGCGGCAGCGAGCGCACCCGCAGCATCCCCCTGATTTTCCTCACGGCCGCGTCGCGCGAGCCGAGCTACAGTTTCCGTGGCTACGAGGCGGGCGCCGTCGACTTTCTCTACAAGCCCATCGACGTGAAAGCCTTGCAAAGCAAGGTGGCGGTGCTGGTCCAGCTCTACCAGCAGAAACGCGAATTGTCGGCCCAACTCGACGAACTCAAGCACGCGCTGCACCTGAATGAACTGTTCACGGCCGTGCTGGGTCACGACTTGCGCACGCCCTTGTCGGTGGTGATGAACGGCGCCATGCTGTTGCCGATGATGAGCGACCACCCGAAGGTGATCGTCACGGCGCAGCGCATCGAAAGCAGCGCCAAGCGTATGGCGCGCATGGTCGACCAGTTGCTGGACCTGGCGCGCATCCGTTCCGGCACGATGGAATTGCGCGGCAGCATGCACGATTACCTGGCGCTGGCGCGCGCCATCGTCGAGGAATGCGAGACGGCCGGTCAGGCGCCGCTGGTCGAGGTCAGCAGCGTGGGTAATCTGCATGGGCAATGCGACGCGGGCCTGCTGTCGCAAGTCATCTCGAATCTGTTAAACAATGCCATCACGCATGGCGAGCCGGGCGCGCCCGTGCAACTGGCCCTCGACGGACGGGACGCCGGCAGTATTGAATTGCGCATCGCCAATCGTGGCGTCATTCCCGCCACCTTGCTGCCGACCCTGTTCGAACCGTTCCAGCAGGCGGGCGAGAAGCGCCGGACGGGGCAGGGCCTGGGACTGGGCCTGTACACGGCAAACATGTTCGTCAAGGCCCATGGCGGCACGCTCGAGCTCAGTTCGACGGCCGCGCAGGGCACGCTGGCGACCGTGCGCATTCCGCGCCAGTGCCAGGTGTGCGTGCAAGCGGGACGGGCGACATGA
- a CDS encoding chemotaxis protein CheB, with product MLPSSDVASPPAGLRLIAIGASAGGVEALGIVLRALPATCRAAVVVVLHLAPGRSSQLPQLYAERCQLPLREAQDKEPLQPGVVYFAPPDYHLQVEPDGCFSLSQEAPVYFSRPSIDVLLETAAYAYRRAMLAIILTGASADGAAGLARVRQLGGSAWVQDPQRASCGIMPAAALKLAGADRVLDLPQMAASLALLGDGEHK from the coding sequence ATGCTGCCGAGCTCCGACGTCGCGTCACCGCCGGCCGGCCTGCGCCTGATCGCCATCGGCGCTTCGGCCGGCGGCGTGGAAGCGCTGGGCATCGTGCTGCGCGCCTTGCCCGCCACCTGCCGCGCGGCCGTGGTGGTGGTGCTGCACCTGGCGCCGGGCCGCTCGAGCCAGTTGCCGCAGTTGTACGCGGAACGTTGCCAGCTGCCCTTGCGCGAAGCGCAGGACAAGGAACCGCTGCAACCCGGCGTCGTGTATTTCGCGCCGCCCGACTACCACCTGCAAGTCGAGCCCGATGGCTGTTTTTCCCTGTCACAGGAAGCGCCCGTGTATTTTTCGCGCCCATCGATCGATGTCTTGCTGGAAACGGCTGCGTATGCCTACCGGCGCGCCATGCTGGCCATCATCCTGACGGGCGCCTCGGCCGACGGCGCGGCGGGCCTGGCGCGCGTGCGGCAGCTGGGCGGCAGCGCCTGGGTGCAAGACCCGCAGCGGGCCAGTTGTGGCATCATGCCGGCCGCCGCGCTCAAGCTGGCCGGCGCCGACCGCGTGCTCGATTTGCCGCAAATGGCCGCCAGCCTGGCATTGCTCGGCGATGGCGAACACAAGTGA